One genomic window of Muntiacus reevesi chromosome 4, mMunRee1.1, whole genome shotgun sequence includes the following:
- the ARHGEF25 gene encoding rho guanine nucleotide exchange factor 25 isoform X1, with translation MKPPDRPGPGRTDRILGVMGGMLRACALPGQEGPSKRSPLGPGGTEPESNWTEGDQRGESDREVPAWVPLLESYSIAGSEGSISASAASGLAAPSGPSSGLSSGPCSPGPPRPARGLRRWLDHPTHCLSVETEADSGRAGPGENWMLEPALATGEELPELNLLTTLLGGPRAKTQPPEEETLSQAPESEEEQKKKALERSMYVLSELVETEKMYVDDLGQIVEGYMATMAAQGVPENLRGRDRIVFGNIQQIYEWHRDYFLRELQRCLKDPDWLAQLFIKHERRLHMYVVYCQNKPKSEHVVSEFGDSYFEELRQQLGHRLQLNDLLIKPVQRIMKYQLLLKDFLKYYRRAGMDTEELEQAVEVMCFVPKRCNDMMTLGRLRGFEGKLTAQGKLLGQDTFWVTEPEAGGLLSSRGRERRVFLFEQIVIFSEALGGGVRGGAQPGYVYKSSIKVSCLGLEANLQGDPCRFALTSRGPEGGIQRYVLQAADPAVSQAWIKQVAQILESQRDFLNALQSPIEYQRRESQTNSLGRPGGPGVGSPGRIRPGDRAQLSTHTPMNGSLPSLLLSPQGEVARAPLRPDTQAPSAAPQAPHDPPPVPPVPDTPPCRARLAKLDEDEL, from the exons ATGAAGCCCCCGGATCGCCCCGGCCCTGGCCGCACGGACCGGATACTGGGGGTCATGGGGGGCATGCTGCGCGCATGCGCCCTACCCGGGCAGGAGGGG CCCTCGAAGAGAAGCCCCCTAGGGCCGGGGGGTACCGAGCCAGAATCTAACTGGACGGAAGGGGATCAGAGAGGGGAGAGCGACCGTGAGGTCCCCGCCTGGGTTCCGCTGCTCG aGTCCTACTCTATTGCTGGCAGTGAGGGGAGTATCTCGGCTTCGGCTGCCTCGGGTCTGGCGGCCCCCTCTGGCCCCAGCTCTGGCCTCAGCTCTGGCCCCTGTTCCCCGGGCCCCCCGCGGCCAGCCAGGGGCCtgaggagatggttggatcatCCCACACACTGCCTCAGTGTGGAGACGGAGGCAGACAGTGGCCGGGCCGGACCGGGTGAG AACTGGATGCTGGAACCAGCCCTAGCCACAGGAGAGGAGCTGCCAGAACTGAACCTGCTGACCACTTTGTTGGGGGGCCCCAGGGCTAAGACACAG CCCCCTGAAGAGGAGACTTTGTCCCAAGCCCCTGAGAGTGAAGAGGAGCAGAAGAAGAAGGctctggaaaggagtat GTATGTCCTCAGTGAACTGGTAGAGACAGAGAAAATGTACGTGGACGACTTGGGGCAGATTGTGGAG GGCTACATGGCCACCATGGCTGCTCAGGGGGTACCCGAGAATCTTCGAGGTCGCGACAGGATTGTGTTTGGGAACATCCAGCAGATTTATGAGTGGCATCGAGA CTATTTCCTGCGGGAGTTGCAGCGCTGTCTGAAGGATCCTGATTGGCTGGCTCAGCTGTTTATCAAACAC GAGCGCCGGTTGCATATGTACGTGGTGTACTGTCAGAATAAGCCCAAATCAGAGCATGTGGTATCAGAATTTGGGGACAGCTATTTTGAG GAGCTCCGGCAGCAGCTGGGGCACCGCCTGCAGCTCAACGACCTCCTCATCAAACCAGTGCAGAGGATCATGAAATACCAGCTGCTGCTCAAG GATTTTCTCAAGTATTATAGGAGAGCTGGGATGGATACTGAAGAGCTGGAG CAAGCGGTGGAGGTCATGTGCTTCGTCCCCAAGCGCTGCAATGACATGATGACCCTGGGGAGACTTCGGGGGTTTGAG GGCAAACTGACTGCTCAGGGAAAGCTCTTGGGCCAGGACACATTCTGGGTCACGGAgccagaggctggggggctgCTCTCTTCCCGGGGCCGAGAGAGGCGTGTCTTCCTCTTCGAGCAAATCGTCATCTTCAGCGAGGCCCTGGGAGGAGGAGTACGAGGTGGAGCGCAGCCTGGTTATGTGTACAAGAGCAGCATCAAG GTGAGCTGCCTGGGACTGGAGGCAAACCTCCAAGGTGACCCTTGCCGGTTTGCACTGACCTCCAGAGGGCCAGAGGGTGGGATCCAGCGCTACGTCCTGCAGGCTGCGGACCCTGCGGTCAGTCAGGCCTGGATCAAGCAAGTGGCTCAGATCCTGGAAAGCCAGCGGGACTTTCTCAATG CGCTGCAGTCGCCCATCGAGTACCAGAGACGGGAGAGTCAGACCAACAGCCTGGGGCGGCCAggagggcctggggtggggagccCCGGGAGAATTCGGCCTGGAGACCGGGCCcagctcagcacacacacacccatgaatGGCTCTCTCCCGTCCCTGCTGCTGTCGCCCCAAGGGGAGGTGGCCAGAGCCCCCCTGCGCCCGGACACGCAG GCTCCCAGTgccgccccccaggctcctcatgACCCTCCTCCAGTTCCACCAGTTCCGGACACCCCACCCTGCCGAGCCAGACTCGCCAAGCTGGATGAAGATGAGCTGTAA
- the ARHGEF25 gene encoding rho guanine nucleotide exchange factor 25 isoform X2 — MRGGQKEGRCACPHVIRKVLAKCGCCFARGGRESYSIAGSEGSISASAASGLAAPSGPSSGLSSGPCSPGPPRPARGLRRWLDHPTHCLSVETEADSGRAGPGENWMLEPALATGEELPELNLLTTLLGGPRAKTQPPEEETLSQAPESEEEQKKKALERSMYVLSELVETEKMYVDDLGQIVEGYMATMAAQGVPENLRGRDRIVFGNIQQIYEWHRDYFLRELQRCLKDPDWLAQLFIKHERRLHMYVVYCQNKPKSEHVVSEFGDSYFEELRQQLGHRLQLNDLLIKPVQRIMKYQLLLKDFLKYYRRAGMDTEELEQAVEVMCFVPKRCNDMMTLGRLRGFEGKLTAQGKLLGQDTFWVTEPEAGGLLSSRGRERRVFLFEQIVIFSEALGGGVRGGAQPGYVYKSSIKVSCLGLEANLQGDPCRFALTSRGPEGGIQRYVLQAADPAVSQAWIKQVAQILESQRDFLNALQSPIEYQRRESQTNSLGRPGGPGVGSPGRIRPGDRAQLSTHTPMNGSLPSLLLSPQGEVARAPLRPDTQAPSAAPQAPHDPPPVPPVPDTPPCRARLAKLDEDEL; from the exons ATGCGGGGGGGGCAGAAGGAGGGTCGCTGTGCCTGTCCCCATGTGATCCGAAAAGTGCTGGCAAAATGCGGCTGCTGCTTCGCTCGGGGGGGACGTG aGTCCTACTCTATTGCTGGCAGTGAGGGGAGTATCTCGGCTTCGGCTGCCTCGGGTCTGGCGGCCCCCTCTGGCCCCAGCTCTGGCCTCAGCTCTGGCCCCTGTTCCCCGGGCCCCCCGCGGCCAGCCAGGGGCCtgaggagatggttggatcatCCCACACACTGCCTCAGTGTGGAGACGGAGGCAGACAGTGGCCGGGCCGGACCGGGTGAG AACTGGATGCTGGAACCAGCCCTAGCCACAGGAGAGGAGCTGCCAGAACTGAACCTGCTGACCACTTTGTTGGGGGGCCCCAGGGCTAAGACACAG CCCCCTGAAGAGGAGACTTTGTCCCAAGCCCCTGAGAGTGAAGAGGAGCAGAAGAAGAAGGctctggaaaggagtat GTATGTCCTCAGTGAACTGGTAGAGACAGAGAAAATGTACGTGGACGACTTGGGGCAGATTGTGGAG GGCTACATGGCCACCATGGCTGCTCAGGGGGTACCCGAGAATCTTCGAGGTCGCGACAGGATTGTGTTTGGGAACATCCAGCAGATTTATGAGTGGCATCGAGA CTATTTCCTGCGGGAGTTGCAGCGCTGTCTGAAGGATCCTGATTGGCTGGCTCAGCTGTTTATCAAACAC GAGCGCCGGTTGCATATGTACGTGGTGTACTGTCAGAATAAGCCCAAATCAGAGCATGTGGTATCAGAATTTGGGGACAGCTATTTTGAG GAGCTCCGGCAGCAGCTGGGGCACCGCCTGCAGCTCAACGACCTCCTCATCAAACCAGTGCAGAGGATCATGAAATACCAGCTGCTGCTCAAG GATTTTCTCAAGTATTATAGGAGAGCTGGGATGGATACTGAAGAGCTGGAG CAAGCGGTGGAGGTCATGTGCTTCGTCCCCAAGCGCTGCAATGACATGATGACCCTGGGGAGACTTCGGGGGTTTGAG GGCAAACTGACTGCTCAGGGAAAGCTCTTGGGCCAGGACACATTCTGGGTCACGGAgccagaggctggggggctgCTCTCTTCCCGGGGCCGAGAGAGGCGTGTCTTCCTCTTCGAGCAAATCGTCATCTTCAGCGAGGCCCTGGGAGGAGGAGTACGAGGTGGAGCGCAGCCTGGTTATGTGTACAAGAGCAGCATCAAG GTGAGCTGCCTGGGACTGGAGGCAAACCTCCAAGGTGACCCTTGCCGGTTTGCACTGACCTCCAGAGGGCCAGAGGGTGGGATCCAGCGCTACGTCCTGCAGGCTGCGGACCCTGCGGTCAGTCAGGCCTGGATCAAGCAAGTGGCTCAGATCCTGGAAAGCCAGCGGGACTTTCTCAATG CGCTGCAGTCGCCCATCGAGTACCAGAGACGGGAGAGTCAGACCAACAGCCTGGGGCGGCCAggagggcctggggtggggagccCCGGGAGAATTCGGCCTGGAGACCGGGCCcagctcagcacacacacacccatgaatGGCTCTCTCCCGTCCCTGCTGCTGTCGCCCCAAGGGGAGGTGGCCAGAGCCCCCCTGCGCCCGGACACGCAG GCTCCCAGTgccgccccccaggctcctcatgACCCTCCTCCAGTTCCACCAGTTCCGGACACCCCACCCTGCCGAGCCAGACTCGCCAAGCTGGATGAAGATGAGCTGTAA
- the ARHGEF25 gene encoding rho guanine nucleotide exchange factor 25 isoform X3, whose amino-acid sequence MLEPALATGEELPELNLLTTLLGGPRAKTQPPEEETLSQAPESEEEQKKKALERSMYVLSELVETEKMYVDDLGQIVEGYMATMAAQGVPENLRGRDRIVFGNIQQIYEWHRDYFLRELQRCLKDPDWLAQLFIKHERRLHMYVVYCQNKPKSEHVVSEFGDSYFEELRQQLGHRLQLNDLLIKPVQRIMKYQLLLKDFLKYYRRAGMDTEELEQAVEVMCFVPKRCNDMMTLGRLRGFEGKLTAQGKLLGQDTFWVTEPEAGGLLSSRGRERRVFLFEQIVIFSEALGGGVRGGAQPGYVYKSSIKVSCLGLEANLQGDPCRFALTSRGPEGGIQRYVLQAADPAVSQAWIKQVAQILESQRDFLNALQSPIEYQRRESQTNSLGRPGGPGVGSPGRIRPGDRAQLSTHTPMNGSLPSLLLSPQGEVARAPLRPDTQAPSAAPQAPHDPPPVPPVPDTPPCRARLAKLDEDEL is encoded by the exons ATGCTGGAACCAGCCCTAGCCACAGGAGAGGAGCTGCCAGAACTGAACCTGCTGACCACTTTGTTGGGGGGCCCCAGGGCTAAGACACAG CCCCCTGAAGAGGAGACTTTGTCCCAAGCCCCTGAGAGTGAAGAGGAGCAGAAGAAGAAGGctctggaaaggagtat GTATGTCCTCAGTGAACTGGTAGAGACAGAGAAAATGTACGTGGACGACTTGGGGCAGATTGTGGAG GGCTACATGGCCACCATGGCTGCTCAGGGGGTACCCGAGAATCTTCGAGGTCGCGACAGGATTGTGTTTGGGAACATCCAGCAGATTTATGAGTGGCATCGAGA CTATTTCCTGCGGGAGTTGCAGCGCTGTCTGAAGGATCCTGATTGGCTGGCTCAGCTGTTTATCAAACAC GAGCGCCGGTTGCATATGTACGTGGTGTACTGTCAGAATAAGCCCAAATCAGAGCATGTGGTATCAGAATTTGGGGACAGCTATTTTGAG GAGCTCCGGCAGCAGCTGGGGCACCGCCTGCAGCTCAACGACCTCCTCATCAAACCAGTGCAGAGGATCATGAAATACCAGCTGCTGCTCAAG GATTTTCTCAAGTATTATAGGAGAGCTGGGATGGATACTGAAGAGCTGGAG CAAGCGGTGGAGGTCATGTGCTTCGTCCCCAAGCGCTGCAATGACATGATGACCCTGGGGAGACTTCGGGGGTTTGAG GGCAAACTGACTGCTCAGGGAAAGCTCTTGGGCCAGGACACATTCTGGGTCACGGAgccagaggctggggggctgCTCTCTTCCCGGGGCCGAGAGAGGCGTGTCTTCCTCTTCGAGCAAATCGTCATCTTCAGCGAGGCCCTGGGAGGAGGAGTACGAGGTGGAGCGCAGCCTGGTTATGTGTACAAGAGCAGCATCAAG GTGAGCTGCCTGGGACTGGAGGCAAACCTCCAAGGTGACCCTTGCCGGTTTGCACTGACCTCCAGAGGGCCAGAGGGTGGGATCCAGCGCTACGTCCTGCAGGCTGCGGACCCTGCGGTCAGTCAGGCCTGGATCAAGCAAGTGGCTCAGATCCTGGAAAGCCAGCGGGACTTTCTCAATG CGCTGCAGTCGCCCATCGAGTACCAGAGACGGGAGAGTCAGACCAACAGCCTGGGGCGGCCAggagggcctggggtggggagccCCGGGAGAATTCGGCCTGGAGACCGGGCCcagctcagcacacacacacccatgaatGGCTCTCTCCCGTCCCTGCTGCTGTCGCCCCAAGGGGAGGTGGCCAGAGCCCCCCTGCGCCCGGACACGCAG GCTCCCAGTgccgccccccaggctcctcatgACCCTCCTCCAGTTCCACCAGTTCCGGACACCCCACCCTGCCGAGCCAGACTCGCCAAGCTGGATGAAGATGAGCTGTAA